In Methanooceanicella nereidis, the sequence CTTTACTTGTGTTAAAAAAGGACCATCCTGCGACAAAGAGGCTCTCGATCGTTGTTTCGGCAGGCGAAAAGATAACTCTCAGCTCATGCATAATACCGGGCACGCATCCGGAGCAGGACGTGCTCTGCGGAAAAGGAGAGCTGGATGGCATGACCATAATCGGGACAAACGGGAAAGTCTCTATAAACGGCCCTGGTTCTCCCCTGTATGATGTGGAGCCATTTTAAAGAGAACGTAAAAATGATCTATCGATAAAAGTACTCCGGCTTAAGAGGATTCTGGCTGGACGCCAAAGTACTCCGATAATTTTTTCTCATTAAGCTTAAGGCGTATCTTCGGTCTGCCGAATGGCGTTTTTACACTCTCCTCCTGTATCACGTTAAGGTTTACGAGAAAGTCTTTCCTTCTGGAAAACGTGGCTTTTGACGCGATTCCATTGTCCTCTCCCCATTGTACAACATCATAGAATAATTCACTGTTTTTAGCTGCCGCAAGCAATGCTATTGAGACCTTATCAATGGCCTTTGTCTTTAGCACCGAATACCGGGCATCATCAAAGGCTTTGCTGAACATGATAAAGTCCACAATCGTCTGTTCCGATAAATAACCGGACATTGAAGCGACCAGATCATTTAATTTCATACATTTTATGTTCGTTTTTCTGATAATAAAGTTTGTGATAGATTAATGTATTTTTTTGGATACAAGGATAAATATGGCTTATTAAACAAATTAATATTCAAATAGTTAATATTGTCATATATTGAAATAAGGTAATATATAATATTGTTTTGATAATTAAACTATCCATTAGCGTCCAATGAAAGTATGGACACACCGGCTTATTTGGAAACCCATTATGTTAACATAAAGCTTGGAAATATAAGGATGCCCGCCGGCATTCACTTTTTACCGCCGCCGTTTCTTTTACACCCGAGGTTAACGGCACAAAGCAACTCTGTCTGCAGCTGGTGCTCTTTTTCCGCTATGGACGTCATGGCGTCGGCGATCTCGGAAAGCGACACGCATCCGCATTTCACTTCCCCGAACATCTTAGCCGCCCTTGTCCACATATTACCTGCCTCACCATATCCTTCAGACACATCTTTTAAGGACCCTATATCCGTTACTTCATATGCGAACGATAAAAAATCAGCATACAGGTGCCTCAGGCAGCCCGGATATAAGCCGTCCCCGTATAGCGTCATATATGCTTCGTCACACATGTCCTCAACCTCTTTCTGGCTATAAAGATCCCTCCAGAGCCTTATGCTGTTGGCTAAGTAGTAAATTCCCCCTACACCCACGTTCCTGACCTGCGGGTTAAGCATGGCTATAGTGTTGGCCGAGATAGAGTCTATGACACATTTTGTGCTAATGTTGACCTCTTCTGGAAAAGAGAACTCGAACCACCTGTGTTGAGGGGGGAATGGCTTATGCAAAGACGCCCTGGCTTCGATCAGCCGGGATATGGGCAGTTCAATGATATCATCGAACCTATGGTCGGCTAAAAACACAATATCGGAATCTTCGTCGACTCCGGTGGATATGACGGAATATGCTCCGTTGTGCTGTTCTTTGCCCGCGTAATTTAAATAATAGCTATCCACGTGCATCATGACAGGCATTTTATCCATCAGCATCTTTTTCATCTGGCCGTAAGCCCGCTTAGGGCTTCGGGAAGTGCGCACGCGGATCTCGACCCCAAGGCTCTGGCACGCTTTTTTATCCAGGTCTAGGACCCCGGTACGGCATCCCATCGTGGGGCGCCGGAGGTTCTTGCTTTCCCAGTAAAAAAAGCTAAGTCCTTCGCCTAGCCCGAACAATGCCGCCTCGGGTATATCAGATCCTTCGAAGGCGAACATATCCCGCAAACATGTTGTGTCAGATTGTACCCCTTTTTCATGTTCGAAGTCTATCAGGATATATCGCATATTTGTATTACAATATTTTTAACAAGTTAAATCTTGTCTAACCCGGCAAGGTATTGGTAAACATGTAAAAGTCGCCGGTTTTATCCTAAAAAATCCCATTATTTTATTCGATAATATTATATAATAGATAGATATTATTTTTCCCTTAACCAGTATTAGGCCGTTAGTAAGTACGGTTTTAGGGTAGACAGTTAAAGAACAAGACAATGGGGAGGCAGTAAATGTACATTTCGCTCGCAGTACATAAGAATGAACTTGTGGTCGTGGACAGCATGCAGACATTCTCAAACTACTTCTGTCTTGCAAAAAAACAAAAAATGACGCCACTTGCTACGAATGCTCCGGTCATGACGGCTGAAGACCTCAGGGATGAAATGAAGCCTTACTTCGAGGACGGGTCCGTGGAGGATGTTGCCGAGGAAGACGATGACCTATAGGGGCATAACGGCATAAAGACAGTAAATTTTTAACTTTTATTTACACAAGAAAGTCAATTCATTTTTACTTATGTTATTATAACACAGGACATTCCCGGAAAGAGGTATCTCCGGCGAACCCTGCCAAAAGAAATAAAATAATAAATCAGATAGTTGCTTTTACCCTTGATCAAATGATACGGGCCTTAATCAACGTCGCGGACTTTATCCACCTTGCGCCTGTAGGCCATAAATAAAGACCCTGCGAGTATGACTGCGGATGCCGCAACGATGAAACCCAGGGCAATATAATCATGGTCATAGAACGCCGAGACAAGAGCGCCGACCATAAGTATGGCTGCTGTAGCCACGTAGGCCGTCTTCACCGTTTTCTTATCTATCGTAGTCAAATCCATAATATCACTTTATGAGTTTCAGGATGCGTATAGCCATATGGGCGGCGTTGTCCCCGTTATCTATACCCACACAGGCCACTGGGACGCCCTTTGGCATCTGGGCTATGGACAGCAGCGCATCGAGGCCGCCAAGCTTCGCGGACACAGGTACGCCTATGACGGGCTTATCTGTCCTTGCTGCCACAACGCCCGGGAGCGCTGCGGAGAGCCCTGCTATAGTGATGAATATTCTTGCATCAGTGCTCCTGACATATGCGTCAAGCGCATCAGGATCCCTGTGCGCAGACAGGATACGTAGATCGTATGAGACATTGTTCTTTGTCAGGACATCTGTGACTTTATCCGCAATATGCTGGTCCGACAGGGACCCGAGAATGACCGCAATATCGACCATATGAGTTACCAGTCTTAAAATGAGCACTTCAATATATAACTTTTATGAAGGGGATGAACTAAGCTATAGTAAAGCATACCCCCACAAGATCGATGTCAAAAATCTTATACGTTCGCAGAATATTCCTTGAATTTCTTGTATGACAGAAGGATGTCTACAGGCTTCGAATGAGCCATTTCGTTCAATAGCTTATAGAAGGCTTCCTTGTCAGTCGCTTTCAGTTTCATTAGTCTGTGTATATCTTCGGATGTTATCATTTCTGATCACCGGTCTTTGCTGATAGCAGAATTACTAAATAGTACTTCATTGCTAAAGCAGCAAGAGCAATATCATAAATATCATACATATATCTTCTCCTCTAGGTTCAAATTTATTGAAAAATGTAGTGTATCGGTCAAAAATATTTTAGAGTATTAATATATTGGGCCCTGCATATCAAATTGCCGGGGAGAAGACGATTGTAAATAATAAGCAGATCGTAGGTCTACCCCACAAGTCCGCTTTATTATTACTGGTATGCGAGAGCATGAAACGAGGTCATCATATTTTATCCTGTCGCTGCGGTCACGAATTATACACAGGCTTAATATCGCCCTTTAGCGTCTTTCTGAGACTATCGATATGTATAAAAAGTGCTGGCACAGGTAGAAAAATAAAATAAATTATAAAATATAATAATCCAATCATGAGGAGTCAGGAACTGAGAAGACTGAGCCCCGAGATAGACCCTCTGAAGCTATCCATGGACTGGACTGTCCAGGACCTGGAAAAGCCGCAGATCCTCGTCGAGGACGCATGGGGCGATTCGCTACCCGGAAGCTATCATCTTTTAAACCTGTCGCAGATGGCCTCGAAAGGCATATACTCAAAAGGCGGCAAGCCTGCGCTTTTCCATGTCACAGACATGTGCGACGGCATAGCCCAGGGATGGGAGGGCATGAACTATTCGCTTTTATCCAGGGACATGATATGTAATATGATAGAAGTCCACTGGAAAACCCAGCCGATGGACGCGATCGTGCTATTATCCAGTTGTGACAAGGCGATACCTGGACAGTTAATGGCCGCTGCCCGTATAAGCGAAGCCCCGGCGATACACATGCCCGGAGGAACAATGATGGAAGGGCCCGGGATGTTTACCCTTGAAAGGGTCGGGACAATATATGCCGAGTTTAAGCGCGGGGAAATATCCAAAGGCGATTACAGGTTTTTACAGCGCAATGCCTGCCCCACGGTAGGCAGCTGCTCGTTCATGGGCACTGCCAACACCATGCAGTCGATGTCCGAGGCTCTCGGGATGGCCCTGCCCGGGTCTGCCGTTATGCCCGCCTATAAAAAGGACATCGGCCATATGTCAGAGGCCGCAGGGATGCGGATAATGAAAATGCTTGAGGAAAGGCTTACCACGCGGGACATACTGACAAAGAAAGCCTTCGAGAACGCGATAATGGTGCATGCGGCATTAGGCGGCTCTACGAACGCCATATTACATATACCGTCCATTGCCAAAGAGGCTGGCATAAACATCAAGCCGTCGCTCTGGGATGAGATCAACAGGGAGATACCGTTCCTGTTAAACATAAGGCCGAGCGGAAAATATCCTGCGATATTGTTCTGGTATGCCGGGGGAGTACAGGGGATAATAGCGCAGATAAAAGAGTACCTACACCTTGACTCGATGACGGTCACGGGTAAGACATTAGGAGAGAACCTAAAAGAGCTTGAGGAACAGCGCTATTTTGATAAGATCAGAATATATCTCGATAACTACAAGGTCCGGGCTGAAGAGGTCATAGCCTCCGCGAACGACCCGCTGGGAAGCGGTGCCCTGGCCATACTTCAAGGAAATCTTGCTCCCGGATGCGCTGTGATAAAACACTCCGCCGTGCCAAAAGAGATGTTTCACCACACGGGGCCGGCGGTCATCTTCGAGGACGAGCGTTCGGCTTTCGACGCCATTGTGGGCGGAGTGATAGAAAAGGGATCTGTCATAGTGATCAGGAACGTGGGGCCTAAAGGATGCGGAATGCCCGAGATGTTCTATCCGACAGAGGCGCTTGCATCCAGCGAGGACCTTAACACGACGACTGCGCTGGTCACTGATGGAAGGTTCTCCGGGGCATCGCGGGGACCGTGTGTCGGATACGTATCGCCTGAGGCGGCCGAAGGCGGGCCGATAGCCGTCGTAGAGAACGGGGATATGATCGAGATAGACATTAAAGGAAGAGGCTTGAACATAGTAGGCGTAAAAGAAAGGGAAGAAGATCCTGATACAGTGGTCGGTATAATAAGGGATAGGCTATCCGGATGGGAGCCGCCTGAACGAAAGTACGGAGGTGTGCTGGGGCTGTATACATCCCTGGCCACGTCGGCCATGGAAGGAGGCTATATGAAATATTGAAATATTATTTCAGGCCTTTCTTTTGCTGGACTGCCAAAAAATTATATGTCTTGTATATGCCGTTTAGTTTTCTTATCTCCTCGACAGTGGTCTCGAGTATCCTGATATTATCGGCATATACCTTAATGAACAGATCGAAAGGCTGCATCATCTTATAGATCTCGATGACGTTATCCATCCGTAATAGTGATTCCTCGATATTATCTTCCTCGTTAATATCTATGTTCAATCCTACAAATGAGGTATACATCGCACTATCACTGCCCGGACAATATGTTTTTGTTTTTTATTATATACTATGATATCTCTATAAAAAATTTTTACCTGTGGTGTAATTTATGTTATCAAGCCTTTTATATTTTTATAAACTTTGTGTAGTTTATTCAGGGCTATTTAAGCATTTGTTATCATGAATAACCCATAATTATGCAATAGAATTAGCCAATAAATGTATATTAAGTCTTAAATCAAAAAATACAGATTATATCGCCCATTATTACGTATCAAATGATTAGTACCGTTGTTTTCCATGTGGAACATTATTTTCCTTAGATATATACCTGAAACTTGTGACATACAGACATGTCTGAATTGATCGAAAAAATAAAAACGAAGCGTATGATCGACCGCGCAGGAAGGCTGATAAAAAGATCATACTATATTGTGCTGAACAACGTTTTGGTCGAGTGGTCGATAACGACGCTCATTGCTGCAGTACTTGTCATCCTATCGGTCATCGATAAAATTTTTCACACAAGATACAAAAGAGCGCTGATCTCCAGGATCAGGGAAATATCCAGGGATGACCTTAACAGGCTTAGAAAAACCCAGATAAAATATATCTTCAGAAAAAAGTACGGTATCGGCCGCATAAAAATAAGGCTTGCCGAAGGCTCGTACTGGCTGTCCATACCCTGCGTGGTCAAAGGTATCGACAGAAGGACAGGTGAAGAAAAAAAGTTTCTCGTTAAGATAATCAACGAGATGAGCGCGATAAAGCACAAGTATATGATGCAGATGAGAAACCTGGGCATGGCCGTCGTTGGGACCGGCCTGAAGTTTAACGGGTACGAGGATGCCCGGGACATGATGATGTTCGAGCGCGGCTGTCTGAAAAAACTAAGGAAATCTTCAGTGAATACACCGAAAGTGCTGGGCTCTTACAGGCTGAACGAGGAGGACCATATCCTTGTCATGGAATATATAGAGGGCGAGCTTTTATCCGATATGGTCATCACGGCAGACCAGGTGGACCAGATATTCCGCATGTTGAAGACAGTGCATGACAGCCGGTTCGTACACGGCGACATTAAGCTTGACAATATGATATACTCGCAAGGCAAGGTGTATTTCATAGACTGCCTGAAGATAGATGAGACTGCTTTCGATGCCGGAAAAAAGTATGACCTCGTATGCGCAATAAGCTCCATCGCCGAGAAATATCCGGTGAAAAAGATACTGGAGATAGCCGAAAGATATTATCCGAAGGATGAGATCCGCGAAGCCGGAAGATTGCTATATGTGGCCATATTTAAGCCCGACATAGACCTCCCGGAAGAAAAGGTCGAAGAGCTAAGGTCTTATTTTGAGCCGGCCCCGTAGAATAAGCTCTGGTACCATAATCGAATTTTATCAATACCTTTTCTCTTTTAGGATGGTAAAATTATTTAGTATGTAAGCATTAGAATGAGTTGGCCCTGAGATAATGTCATTCGAGATACACATCACCGATAAGGAAATAGCTAAAGCTTTTAAAAATACGACCGTTAAGATAGGCTACCGTATTTTGAATAACCGGATCACCGAGAACACCGTCGTGGGCGTGCTCGGGCTGTCCATATTTTGCGCGAGGATCCTCGATAAGGTCTTTCATACGAGGCTTAACAGAGCGCTTATCGACAGGATGCATGACATATCCAGAGACAGGCTGAACAGGCTTAGAATAACGCAGATAAAACATATCTTCCGAAAAAAATTCAATCTTTCGAAGACCAGGGTAAAGCTCGCAGGAGGCTCCTACTGGCTATCGATACCCTGCATCGTAGAAGGGATCGATAAAAAGACAAAGAAGGAAAAAAAGTACATGGCCAAAATGATCAACGGTATGAGTGCGCTAAAGCACAGGTACATGAGCCATATGCGTAACCTTGGCGTAATGGTCGAAGGCGCGGACCTGAAGTTCGACGATTATGCCGATGCCCGGGATATGCTGATCTTTGAGCGGGACAGCCTGAACATGCTAAGGTCAAAGTCTATAAACACTCCCGACGTACTTGGCCTGTACCGGCTGAACGAAGACGATTACATCCTTGTCATGGAATTCATCGAAGGACGCCCTCTCTCCAAAGTTGATCTTAAGGATAAGGACATGGATAATATATTCAGTATCATGAAGACCATGCACGATAACGGGCTTGTGCATGGCGACATCAAGCTTGATAACTTTATTTATTCGGGCGGCAGGGTCTTTGTGCTTGACTGCCTTAAGATCGACTCGTCCAGGCTTGCAAGCGCCCAGGCATTTGACCTTATGGCAGCGATATGTGCGCTATCCCAGAAAGTCGATGTCGATACGGTGATCGGGCATGCGAAAAAATATTTCTCGGAACACGAGCTGAGCATGGCGGGCGGGATGCTGGGCGTGACATTCAATAAGGTAGATCTTGACCTGTCAAGGGAGACTATCGACAGGCTTGAAAATATGTTCAGGAAACATCACGAAGAGCCTGTAACGGCCACATAGACGTTATCCGTGATACGCGTTATCTCCGCGTTCACCCTGGTCCCCACAGGCTTATCGGTAAGGACGCCTATGACGCGCCCGCGCTCTACGGCAAGCATCTCGCCATGGACCCTTCCCGGAGCGATCAGGTCAAGCTTAAGTTTTTCACCCTTCTTAAAGACCTTCGGTAGTGACGGGGACTTATGTATCCCGAAATCCGATGGAGATAGCTTTAATTTTATCCCGTAAGCCTTTTCGTACTCCGCGAGCCTGTCGAAGAAATCCGGGAATCTCATGGCCTTTCCCTTGACCTTTTTGCCGAACTGGTACCTTACGTAGTTTTGTATGCCGAAGGCCGGGAACTTTTTACCCGCTCCGATCTCGAGGCCGAACTCTATTATGCGCGGAATATCCTCGTCGTTATACCCGGGCACCCAGACTGGCGCCAGGAGCACGTCTATGCTGCTCTCTGACAGCATTCTCGCAACGTTTTTCACATGCTCGACGCTATATTTTTTAGTGCCCGCGAGCGCATATCCCCTGCGCTCGTCCATAGACGATATGGAGAGGTTTATCCGGTCTATCAGGCCGTCCATGCTCCTTATTTTCTCTTCGTCCAGCATCATGCCGTTGCTCTGTGCGGAAATGGTCTTTACCTGAGGCACCTTTCTTAGCTTTTCCAGAAGCTCGACCATATAAGGATATAAGAAAGGCTCTCCCTGGCCGTCTATGTGGGCCTCAACATCATTGCCTTTGAGGGCCGCGATCTTTGCGAACTCCTCGACAAGATGATCGGTGTCAACGATATAATCGGTCTTCCTTGTCTGTGTAACTCCCTCGTCCACGCTGCAGAATATGCAGTTAAGATTGCACCCGGACACAGGCCTGACCTGTATCAGGTTAGTCCCCCTGTCGATCAGCCCGAACGCGGTGTGTCCTATCAGAGGTATACCGGACTCCTTTGTGATGTATATCATTTCGCGGCCAGTGTAATGATGGCGCAGCACCTTGGGCTCGTGGATAGAGACGATCTCCTCGTCAGTATATTTCTTTTTTAGCTGCGAGTAAAACTTGATAGGGACCCTGACCTCTATCGTGTCCCTTATCACGAAGACCTTTTCGTTATTTTGTTCGTAAATGCCGGTAAATACCATATTCCATATCACTCGTGGCCCGTTGATGAATTCAGGTTATCTATGTCGGCCTATGGCTGAAATAGTTTATCTTGGCACGAAAGGCCGCACCGATGAAACACTAACACTAATATACAAAGATAGGAAAAAGTATTCGCAAGATATTTTAAATCATTAAATTTCATTGAGCGTGTTCCAGAATGGAGAATAAAGAAGACATACTAAGAAGAGGCAGGCTCTCTGCGGGGCCGAGCGAGGAAGTGAACGCATTCTCATCGTCGATACCTGCCGACAGGTGGATCTTTCGTTCGGACATAACCGTCGACAGGGCGCATACGGTGATGCTTGCCAGGCAGGGAATAATCTCGAAGGAAGATGCGGCCTCGATCCTCAAGGCTCTTGAAAAGATAGAGTCCGAGGGCGTGGATGCCGTTAACATCCCTGTCTTTGAGGATGTCCATATGGCGATCGAGTCAAAGCTCATTAAGTCAGTAGGAGAAAATGTCGGGGGCAGGATGCATTCGGGCCGTTCCCGTAACGACGAGGTGGCTACATGCATACGAATATCGGCAAGGCAGGAACTGCTCGGTATCATGGCCGAGCTTCTGGACCTGCGTATGGCCATCCTGAATTTGGCAGGGGAGAACGTCGACACGGTGATGCCCGGGTTCACGCATATGCAGCATGCACAGCCGACGACGCTGGCACACCATATGATGGCCCATATATCCGCTCTCGACAGGGATTTCGAAAGGCTGGCCGACGCATATAAGTTCATTAACATCAACCCGCTCGGAAGCGCCGCTTTCGCATCGACCGGATTCCCCCTTGACAGGGAATATACTACCGCTCTACTGGGCTTTGACAGGCCGATGGACAACTCGATGGACGGAGTATCGGCCAGAGACTTCATCCTTGACACTGTCTCAAAGCTCGCCATACTGGAAGTAGACCTTAGCAGGATGGCGGACGAGCTCATACTCTGGAGCACCTCTGAGTTCGGCTTTATCGAGCTGGCGGACACCTATTCGTCGACGAGCTCCATCATGCCGCAGAAAAAGAATCCCGACATACTGGAATTGATAAGGGGCAGGTGCGGAACAGTGATAGGCCACATGGTAGCTGCATTCTCCATCACAAAAGGCCTTCCGTACAGCTATAACACCGACCTCCAGGAGGTGACGCCACAGCTCCTTCGCTCGTTCGAGATAACCCGCTCGTCGTTACGTATCCTTACGGGGGCGATAAGCACGTTAAAGATAAAGAAGGACGAGATGAGAATAAAGAGCACGATGGGGTTCACCACTGCGACAGAGATAGCGGATACCATCGTAAGGTCGACAGGATTGCCGTTCAGGACCGCCCACGGCATCGTCGGCAAGCTTGCGCGCGGAGACGGAAACCCGTCTCTTTCCGAAGTGGACGATGCGTCCATGGATATGATAGGTAAGAGACTCAGCGACATGGGCCTGACGCAAAAAATGCTGGAGGAAGCGAAGGACCCCCTTAAAAATATCGAAAGAAGAAGCGTCACGGGCGGGCCGGCGATATCGGCTATCGGCAAAAAGATAGAGAGCGAGAATAGAAAGATAAAGGACGATGAAGGGCTATATGCCGGTCTTGTCCAAAAGCTAAAAAGGTCTGAAGACGAATTATCAAATGCAGTTAAGAATACAATATCAGGTTGATCACATGGCCACTATCGAAGGCATTGAATACAGGGAAGGAGATCGCATCCGGGTGACGAAAGGCGAACAGGTTTACGAGGGCGTCGTGATGCCTTCGCGGAGCGATAACATCGTCCTTAAGATGAACAACGGCTATAACGTGGGTCTCTCGACGAAAGATGGGGCAAAGGTAGAGCTTCTTGAAAAGTCCCCGGGACCGGTTAAGTTGCCGGCAAAAGAGCAGGGGAGATACCCGTCGCTTCCGACAGTATCCATATTATCCACGGGAGGCACCATCGCGAGCAAGGTGGACTACAGGACGGGCGCCGTATCAAGCCAGTTCACGGCGGATGACATCATCGAAGCGATCCCGGAACTATCCGGCATAGCGAATTACAGGGGCGAAGTCCTCAGCATGATCTTCAGCGAGGACATGACGCCGTCCATATGGGCGAACCTCGCCAGAGCCGTCTATAAAGAGATAATTAACGGTGCTGATGGCATAATAATAACTCACGGCACAGACACTATCACATATACGGCAGCGGCGCTATCGTTCATGGTACGGACACCGGTCCCGATAATAATAGTCGGTTCGCAAAGATCCTCCGACAGGCCATCCAGCGATAACGCGATGAACGCTATCTGCACGGCCACGGTCGCGGTATCAGACATCGCGGGGGTCAGTGTCGTGATGCACGGCTCGACGTCCGATGATTACTGTTATGTGCACAGGGGCACCAAGGTGAGAAAACTACACACGTCCATGAGGACAGCGTTCCAGTCCGTGAACGATACGCCGGTGGCCAGCATCGACTACGGCACAAGGGCCATAACTGTCCTGGGACCATATGATAAGAGGGGCGAGAAAGAAGCCGCCCTGATGGACGGGATAGACGAAAGATGCGCGCTAATAAAGTTTTATCCCGGCATGTCCCCGGACATAATTGAATATTACAGGTCAAAAGGATACAAAGGGCTTGTCATAGAGGGAACGGGCCTGGGACACGTCAACACAGGATGGATACCGGAAATTAAGAAAGCCATCGATTCCGGCATGGTCATCGTCATGACGTCCCAGTGTATCAACGGCAGAGTATGTGACAGGGTATACTCCACGGGTATCGACCTTTTAAAAGCGGGTGTCATAGAGGGTAACGATATGATACCCGAAGTGGCGCTAGTCAAGTTAATGTGGGCATTTGGCCAGACATCCGACGCCGAAGAGGTCAAGAGGATCATGAACACGAATATCGCCGGGGAGATAAACTGGAGGTCTACGATATGACAGGGATAGACTATAAAGCCGTGGGCCTTAAGGCAGGCCTTGAGATACACCAGCAGCTTGCCACTAAGACTAAGCTATTCTGTAACTGCCCCACAGAGATAAGGGAAGTTGCGGACTCTAATTTTGAGTTTTTCAGATACCTCAGGGCAAGCCGCAGCGAGCTTGGAGAAGTGGACAGGGCGGCGGCAGAACAGGCCATGGTAAAACGGAGGTTCATGTATAAGGCATATGACACGACATGCCTGATAGAGAACGATGAGGAGCCCCCTATGCCATTGAACAAGGAGGCCCTGGAAGTGGCGCTTAAAGCGTCCATCATGCTGAACATGACCCCTGTGGACGAAGTATTCGTGATGAGAAAGATCGTTGTGGACGGCTCCAATACCAGCGGTTTCCAGAGGACGTGCTTCATATCGTCCGGAGGATACCTGGACACCGATCTCGGAAGGGTCGGAGTGGACACGCTTTGTCTTGAGGAAGACGCATGCTCTAAGATAGAGACAAAGGACGACACGGTCGTCTACTCGCTGGACAGGCTTGGTATCCCGCTTGTCGAGATAGCTACGGCGCCGGACATCAAGTCACCTAAACAGGCGAGAGAGGTCGCATTGCAT encodes:
- a CDS encoding 5-(carboxyamino)imidazole ribonucleotide mutase — protein: MVDIAVILGSLSDQHIADKVTDVLTKNNVSYDLRILSAHRDPDALDAYVRSTDARIFITIAGLSAALPGVVAARTDKPVIGVPVSAKLGGLDALLSIAQMPKGVPVACVGIDNGDNAAHMAIRILKLIK
- a CDS encoding radical SAM protein produces the protein MVFTGIYEQNNEKVFVIRDTIEVRVPIKFYSQLKKKYTDEEIVSIHEPKVLRHHYTGREMIYITKESGIPLIGHTAFGLIDRGTNLIQVRPVSGCNLNCIFCSVDEGVTQTRKTDYIVDTDHLVEEFAKIAALKGNDVEAHIDGQGEPFLYPYMVELLEKLRKVPQVKTISAQSNGMMLDEEKIRSMDGLIDRINLSISSMDERRGYALAGTKKYSVEHVKNVARMLSESSIDVLLAPVWVPGYNDEDIPRIIEFGLEIGAGKKFPAFGIQNYVRYQFGKKVKGKAMRFPDFFDRLAEYEKAYGIKLKLSPSDFGIHKSPSLPKVFKKGEKLKLDLIAPGRVHGEMLAVERGRVIGVLTDKPVGTRVNAEITRITDNVYVAVTGSS
- a CDS encoding Lrp/AsnC ligand binding domain-containing protein yields the protein MYTSFVGLNIDINEEDNIEESLLRMDNVIEIYKMMQPFDLFIKVYADNIRILETTVEEIRKLNGIYKTYNFLAVQQKKGLK
- a CDS encoding transcriptional regulator TbsP domain-containing protein; its protein translation is MKLNDLVASMSGYLSEQTIVDFIMFSKAFDDARYSVLKTKAIDKVSIALLAAAKNSELFYDVVQWGEDNGIASKATFSRRKDFLVNLNVIQEESVKTPFGRPKIRLKLNEKKLSEYFGVQPESS
- a CDS encoding lipopolysaccharide core heptose(II) kinase RfaY, which translates into the protein MSFEIHITDKEIAKAFKNTTVKIGYRILNNRITENTVVGVLGLSIFCARILDKVFHTRLNRALIDRMHDISRDRLNRLRITQIKHIFRKKFNLSKTRVKLAGGSYWLSIPCIVEGIDKKTKKEKKYMAKMINGMSALKHRYMSHMRNLGVMVEGADLKFDDYADARDMLIFERDSLNMLRSKSINTPDVLGLYRLNEDDYILVMEFIEGRPLSKVDLKDKDMDNIFSIMKTMHDNGLVHGDIKLDNFIYSGGRVFVLDCLKIDSSRLASAQAFDLMAAICALSQKVDVDTVIGHAKKYFSEHELSMAGGMLGVTFNKVDLDLSRETIDRLENMFRKHHEEPVTAT
- a CDS encoding BtrH N-terminal domain-containing protein — translated: MRYILIDFEHEKGVQSDTTCLRDMFAFEGSDIPEAALFGLGEGLSFFYWESKNLRRPTMGCRTGVLDLDKKACQSLGVEIRVRTSRSPKRAYGQMKKMLMDKMPVMMHVDSYYLNYAGKEQHNGAYSVISTGVDEDSDIVFLADHRFDDIIELPISRLIEARASLHKPFPPQHRWFEFSFPEEVNISTKCVIDSISANTIAMLNPQVRNVGVGGIYYLANSIRLWRDLYSQKEVEDMCDEAYMTLYGDGLYPGCLRHLYADFLSFAYEVTDIGSLKDVSEGYGEAGNMWTRAAKMFGEVKCGCVSLSEIADAMTSIAEKEHQLQTELLCAVNLGCKRNGGGKK
- the ilvD gene encoding dihydroxy-acid dehydratase, which codes for MRSQELRRLSPEIDPLKLSMDWTVQDLEKPQILVEDAWGDSLPGSYHLLNLSQMASKGIYSKGGKPALFHVTDMCDGIAQGWEGMNYSLLSRDMICNMIEVHWKTQPMDAIVLLSSCDKAIPGQLMAAARISEAPAIHMPGGTMMEGPGMFTLERVGTIYAEFKRGEISKGDYRFLQRNACPTVGSCSFMGTANTMQSMSEALGMALPGSAVMPAYKKDIGHMSEAAGMRIMKMLEERLTTRDILTKKAFENAIMVHAALGGSTNAILHIPSIAKEAGINIKPSLWDEINREIPFLLNIRPSGKYPAILFWYAGGVQGIIAQIKEYLHLDSMTVTGKTLGENLKELEEQRYFDKIRIYLDNYKVRAEEVIASANDPLGSGALAILQGNLAPGCAVIKHSAVPKEMFHHTGPAVIFEDERSAFDAIVGGVIEKGSVIVIRNVGPKGCGMPEMFYPTEALASSEDLNTTTALVTDGRFSGASRGPCVGYVSPEAAEGGPIAVVENGDMIEIDIKGRGLNIVGVKEREEDPDTVVGIIRDRLSGWEPPERKYGGVLGLYTSLATSAMEGGYMKY
- a CDS encoding lipopolysaccharide core heptose(II) kinase RfaY; the protein is MSELIEKIKTKRMIDRAGRLIKRSYYIVLNNVLVEWSITTLIAAVLVILSVIDKIFHTRYKRALISRIREISRDDLNRLRKTQIKYIFRKKYGIGRIKIRLAEGSYWLSIPCVVKGIDRRTGEEKKFLVKIINEMSAIKHKYMMQMRNLGMAVVGTGLKFNGYEDARDMMMFERGCLKKLRKSSVNTPKVLGSYRLNEEDHILVMEYIEGELLSDMVITADQVDQIFRMLKTVHDSRFVHGDIKLDNMIYSQGKVYFIDCLKIDETAFDAGKKYDLVCAISSIAEKYPVKKILEIAERYYPKDEIREAGRLLYVAIFKPDIDLPEEKVEELRSYFEPAP